One Methanococcus aeolicus Nankai-3 DNA segment encodes these proteins:
- a CDS encoding DNA-directed DNA polymerase II small subunit: MDIINEFLNIEILLGPKTYNRIKKLKDNELTHLLNNIKKFKTINNKLILLNNHFLDLFLNHPLDEIINNYKDFDFISCYISNEELPKSQSDFYNNTYITEENVDASKIKNNELKAEENVEDEFIGEILDEMDYNYNPYNDTVETENKEDNTNIATNIATNTHNTAPTDIEQKEEIQKLETPKNTLDERLLKLEKERIHRINKIKSIKNSVFNKINYVAKDIDSQIHIYDKWDISGKSTCEGSLNDFIGYFNDRYSKIKAMIERKINKKAYPLSKIQRMKNEKDVFVVGIVTDMNTTKKGHKRVVIEDDEAIFSVIIMKDKIEKGELPDDILLDEVIGFEGAISQDGGVMFPNNCIRPDITPKPPKSIDEKIYTAFLSDVHIGSYEFLEDSFKKFIELLNGDTKNGLEEKIVSRLKYISIAGDLVDGVGIYPGQEYDLYDVDIISQYKEVATYIEQIPEHIDVIISPGNHDALRPAEPQPIFPKRILDLFDGLNNVHFVSNPGFVNIHGLDFLLYHGRSFDDVIGQISSASYQDPTSIMKELLKRRHLCPTYGGRCPIAPEKEDYLVIHNEPDIFHTGHIHINGYGAYKGTTLINSGTFQEQTDFQKRMGIHPTPARIPIIDMSKNGSQYIEWDNGKIKVI, from the coding sequence ATGGATATAATCAATGAATTTTTAAATATTGAAATATTATTGGGGCCCAAAACATACAATAGAATTAAAAAATTAAAAGATAATGAATTAACCCATTTACTCAATAATATCAAAAAATTTAAAACTATAAATAATAAATTAATATTATTAAATAACCATTTTTTAGATTTATTTTTAAACCATCCTCTTGACGAAATAATTAATAATTATAAAGATTTTGATTTTATATCCTGCTATATTTCAAATGAGGAGCTCCCAAAATCGCAAAGCGATTTTTACAATAATACATATATTACAGAAGAAAATGTTGATGCCTCAAAAATAAAAAATAATGAATTAAAAGCAGAAGAAAATGTTGAAGATGAATTTATAGGGGAAATTTTAGATGAAATGGATTATAATTATAATCCATACAATGATACAGTAGAAACGGAAAATAAAGAAGATAATACCAATATTGCAACTAATATTGCAACCAATACACACAATACCGCCCCAACAGATATCGAACAAAAAGAAGAAATACAAAAATTAGAAACCCCCAAAAATACATTGGATGAAAGATTATTAAAATTAGAAAAAGAAAGAATCCACAGAATAAATAAAATAAAATCAATCAAAAATAGTGTATTTAATAAAATAAACTATGTTGCAAAGGATATTGATTCTCAAATACATATATATGATAAATGGGATATTTCTGGAAAATCCACCTGCGAAGGAAGTCTTAACGATTTTATTGGGTATTTTAATGATAGATATTCAAAAATTAAAGCCATGATTGAAAGAAAGATAAATAAAAAGGCATATCCATTAAGTAAAATTCAAAGAATGAAAAACGAAAAAGATGTTTTTGTAGTTGGAATTGTTACGGATATGAATACCACTAAAAAAGGACACAAAAGGGTAGTAATTGAAGATGATGAGGCCATATTTTCCGTAATTATTATGAAGGATAAAATTGAAAAAGGGGAGCTCCCCGACGATATATTGTTAGACGAAGTCATAGGATTTGAAGGGGCAATATCCCAAGATGGGGGCGTGATGTTTCCCAATAATTGCATAAGACCAGATATCACCCCAAAACCTCCGAAAAGTATAGACGAAAAAATATACACTGCATTTTTATCCGATGTTCATATAGGGAGCTACGAGTTTTTAGAGGACTCATTTAAAAAATTCATAGAGCTATTAAATGGAGATACAAAAAACGGATTGGAAGAAAAAATAGTAAGCAGATTAAAATATATTTCAATTGCAGGAGATTTAGTGGATGGTGTAGGGATATACCCAGGTCAAGAATATGATTTATATGATGTGGATATTATATCCCAATATAAAGAAGTGGCAACATATATTGAGCAAATTCCAGAACATATTGATGTTATAATCTCCCCGGGAAACCACGATGCCCTTAGACCAGCCGAACCACAGCCAATATTTCCTAAAAGAATTTTAGATTTATTTGATGGATTAAATAATGTGCATTTTGTTAGCAATCCTGGATTTGTAAATATACATGGTTTGGATTTTTTATTATATCATGGTAGAAGCTTTGACGATGTGATAGGACAAATATCTTCGGCAAGTTATCAAGACCCCACCTCAATTATGAAAGAATTATTAAAAAGAAGACATTTATGCCCAACTTATGGGGGAAGATGTCCAATAGCCCCAGAAAAAGAAGATTATTTAGTAATTCATAATGAACCAGATATATTCCATACTGGACATATTCACATTAACGGATATGGGGCGTATAAAGGAACAACATTAATAAACAGTGGAACATTTCAAGAACAGACGGATTTCCAGAAAAGAATGGGAATTCACCCTACTCCTGCAAGGATTCCAATAATCGATATGTCCAAAAATGGTAGTCAATATATCGAATGGGACAACGGAAAAATAAAAGTTATTTAA
- the argH gene encoding argininosuccinate lyase codes for MQKNNENILRRGRLGSSTKKEVMNYMTSLSFDKEIFESDIFCDIAHTKMLMEQNIILEEDGIKIINELKKIYNNGMDCLNLDPSLDDIHMVIESELIKNLGEDVAGRMHTGRSRNDEVATDLRMALRDKILTILKLLINMQKNILNLAKEHKETLTIGYTHLQHAQPITFGHHLLSYASPMERDILRLIDTYKRVNICPLGSGAFATTGFNINRNATKELLGFDSVIENSMDGVASRDFILETMANLSILGTNLSKICEEMVLFSSCEFGTIDLANEYTSTSSIMPQKKNPDVAEIARAKLSTLNGNLVTVLTILKALPNTYNRDLQEISPHLWDSVYTTIDTLKIIDGMISTIKVNADRMKELTEKNYSTATELADTLVRECNIPFRTAHGIVGEVVRLSIENNKNMNEVIRDVLDKFNLKLDDSKIEKALNPMENVKMRKVIGGPAPEEVERAINSYYSRIENYEKEVNDKIEKIEIIKNNLLNL; via the coding sequence ATGCAAAAAAATAATGAAAATATATTGAGGAGAGGGAGATTGGGGAGCTCCACAAAAAAGGAAGTTATGAATTATATGACTAGTTTAAGTTTTGATAAAGAAATATTTGAAAGTGATATATTTTGCGACATAGCCCATACAAAAATGCTAATGGAACAAAATATTATTTTGGAAGAGGATGGAATTAAAATAATAAATGAATTAAAAAAAATATATAATAATGGAATGGATTGTTTAAATCTTGACCCATCTCTTGACGATATACATATGGTAATAGAAAGTGAATTAATAAAAAACCTCGGAGAAGATGTTGCTGGAAGAATGCACACAGGAAGAAGTAGAAATGATGAAGTGGCAACAGATTTAAGAATGGCATTAAGGGATAAAATACTAACAATATTAAAATTATTAATAAATATGCAAAAAAATATATTAAATCTTGCAAAAGAGCATAAAGAAACACTAACTATTGGATATACTCATTTACAACATGCTCAACCAATAACATTTGGACATCATCTTTTAAGTTATGCTTCTCCGATGGAGCGGGATATATTGAGATTAATAGACACCTATAAGCGAGTAAATATCTGTCCTCTTGGAAGTGGGGCATTTGCTACAACTGGATTTAATATTAATAGAAATGCCACAAAAGAATTATTGGGCTTTGATAGTGTTATTGAGAATTCTATGGACGGAGTGGCATCAAGGGATTTTATATTGGAAACTATGGCAAATTTATCAATATTGGGAACAAATCTCTCAAAAATTTGTGAGGAAATGGTGCTTTTCTCCTCCTGTGAATTTGGGACTATTGATTTGGCTAATGAATATACTTCAACATCATCAATAATGCCACAGAAAAAGAATCCTGATGTTGCAGAAATTGCAAGGGCAAAATTATCTACATTAAATGGAAACCTTGTAACTGTGCTTACAATATTAAAGGCACTTCCAAATACATATAACCGGGATTTACAGGAAATAAGTCCCCATTTGTGGGATAGTGTATATACCACAATTGACACTCTAAAAATAATAGATGGAATGATTTCAACAATAAAAGTAAATGCCGATAGAATGAAGGAATTAACGGAGAAAAATTATTCCACAGCAACAGAATTGGCTGATACACTTGTGAGGGAATGCAATATTCCATTTAGGACGGCACATGGTATTGTGGGGGAAGTTGTAAGGCTATCAATTGAAAATAATAAAAATATGAATGAAGTAATTAGGGATGTTTTGGATAAATTTAATTTGAAACTTGATGATTCAAAAATAGAAAAAGCATTAAATCCTATGGAAAATGTAAAAATGAGAAAAGTTATTGGGGGTCCAGCTCCTGAGGAAGTAGAAAGAGCCATAAATTCATATTATAGTAGAATAGAAAATTACGAAAAAGAAGTAAATGATAAAATTGAAAAGATTGAAATTATTAAAAATAATTTATTGAATTTATAA
- a CDS encoding TIGR03576 family pyridoxal phosphate-dependent enzyme: MQNMSELKRINKTRKIIRKIINEKGRKEIYDLTGLSGGFEISDSDMELLETYVGPAIFSEQLNAVGISHFGGSPSIHKAVGFNRTSSAIFSTICALSKDIKTVVHFVPKLPSHPSIPRSCDIFDMNYFESDNLQEMLNKIDGETLTIITGATMDHKMINLDDLKEIIQYCKEKNSIVFVDDASGARLRLLYNQPPALKIGADLAVSSTDKLMNGPRAGLLSGKKELIDKIYSEGLKYGLEAQAPILCAMINALKNFKLDNLKDALKRAKNIDLSSLVNAGLKYEKTPTGFIITNLSDEEYINIALKMLENYGIITITAGGMPGASKTLRIDFCSKDAKRISDEYVINAIINSKNNNL, from the coding sequence GTGCAAAATATGTCAGAATTAAAAAGGATAAACAAAACAAGAAAAATAATAAGAAAAATAATAAATGAAAAGGGAAGAAAGGAGATATATGATTTAACTGGATTATCGGGAGGATTCGAAATATCTGATTCAGACATGGAGCTCCTTGAAACATATGTAGGTCCAGCAATATTCTCAGAGCAATTAAATGCCGTTGGAATAAGTCATTTCGGAGGGAGCCCATCTATCCATAAAGCCGTTGGTTTTAATAGAACTTCTTCAGCCATATTCTCCACGATTTGTGCATTATCCAAGGATATTAAAACAGTGGTGCATTTTGTTCCAAAATTACCGTCCCATCCATCTATCCCGCGAAGTTGCGACATATTTGATATGAATTATTTTGAAAGCGATAATTTACAGGAAATGTTAAATAAAATAGACGGTGAAACCCTAACTATTATCACTGGAGCTACAATGGACCATAAAATGATAAATTTAGATGATTTAAAAGAAATAATACAATATTGTAAAGAAAAAAACAGCATTGTATTTGTAGATGATGCATCTGGTGCAAGATTAAGATTGCTTTATAACCAGCCACCAGCTCTAAAAATTGGTGCTGATTTGGCGGTTTCAAGCACGGACAAATTAATGAATGGTCCAAGGGCAGGATTATTAAGTGGTAAAAAAGAATTAATTGATAAAATATATTCCGAAGGACTTAAATATGGTTTAGAAGCTCAGGCCCCAATATTATGTGCTATGATAAATGCTTTAAAAAATTTTAAATTAGATAATTTAAAGGACGCCTTAAAAAGAGCAAAAAACATAGATTTATCCTCTTTGGTAAATGCAGGATTGAAATATGAAAAAACCCCAACTGGATTTATTATTACAAATTTATCCGATGAAGAATATATAAACATTGCTTTAAAAATGCTTGAAAATTATGGAATAATAACCATCACCGCAGGAGGAATGCCTGGAGCAAGTAAAACTCTTAGAATTGATTTTTGCTCAAAAGATGCTAAAAGAATATCTGACGAATATGTCATTAACGCAATTATTAATTCAAAAAATAATAATTTATAA
- a CDS encoding DUF2098 domain-containing protein: MPTDINNKELHVNSYVRYINTGTKGTVKDIKEENGKIWVILDNDLMYNPKMLEIIEHKKYAKSEINEEEIEKMLDDEKITDIDVDIETCGAG; encoded by the coding sequence ATGCCAACTGACATAAACAATAAGGAGCTCCATGTAAATTCCTATGTTAGGTATATAAATACAGGAACCAAGGGCACCGTGAAAGATATTAAAGAAGAAAATGGTAAAATATGGGTCATATTGGACAATGATTTAATGTATAACCCAAAAATGTTGGAAATAATAGAACATAAAAAATATGCCAAATCTGAAATAAATGAAGAAGAAATAGAAAAAATGTTAGATGATGAAAAAATAACAGATATTGATGTAGATATAGAAACTTGCGGAGCAGGTTAA